The following are encoded together in the Xylanibacillus composti genome:
- a CDS encoding GNAT family N-acetyltransferase, which translates to MLDLQDDGTVEFLWYLQHTSYKIEATLIGFTEIPPLTDTFDSIRNSGETFLGHVREGEIVSALSYARDKDAVMINRLMVHPNYFRQGLASELLQGLFRMEEAREYRVFAGSRNLPAIRLYEKHGFQAVREEEASPGVPLTELRRMAVK; encoded by the coding sequence GTGCTGGATCTGCAGGACGATGGAACGGTAGAATTTCTATGGTATTTGCAGCATACTTCTTATAAAATTGAAGCAACTCTCATAGGTTTTACGGAGATCCCTCCATTGACGGATACGTTCGATAGCATTCGAAACAGCGGAGAAACCTTCCTGGGCCATGTAAGGGAGGGGGAGATTGTGTCGGCGTTGTCGTACGCGAGGGACAAGGATGCTGTAATGATCAATCGGCTGATGGTGCACCCCAACTACTTTCGGCAAGGATTGGCGAGTGAACTGCTGCAAGGGCTGTTTCGGATGGAGGAAGCTCGGGAATATCGCGTATTTGCGGGCAGCCGCAATTTGCCGGCGATCCGGTTGTATGAGAAACACGGCTTTCAAGCCGTGAGGGAGGAGGAAGCTTCTCCGGGGGTACCCTTGACAGAGCTCCGGCGCATGGCGGTGAAGTAA
- a CDS encoding ATPase — protein sequence MFRLGKRVIIVADTFEQKLPVGEYGYIIAYDRNNDNAFDYVVRIPKLNRNVYVPASDLELEEVLQKQEAERVEREALIDFALATRNEALFRYIMTGESEDKEEAKSEEVQSREEFIRQVNLKAWI from the coding sequence ATGTTTCGATTGGGAAAACGAGTCATCATCGTAGCAGATACCTTCGAGCAGAAACTTCCCGTAGGTGAATACGGCTACATCATTGCATACGACCGCAATAACGATAACGCTTTCGACTATGTGGTGCGCATTCCCAAGTTGAATCGCAACGTCTATGTTCCGGCCTCGGATCTTGAACTGGAAGAGGTCCTGCAGAAGCAGGAGGCAGAGCGGGTAGAGCGTGAGGCGCTTATTGATTTTGCGCTGGCTACTCGTAACGAGGCTTTGTTCCGTTATATTATGACCGGTGAGTCCGAGGACAAGGAAGAAGCGAAGAGCGAAGAGGTTCAGAGCAGGGAAGAATTTATACGTCAAGTGAACTTGAAAGCCTGGATCTAA
- a CDS encoding MgtC/SapB family protein has product MSGPWVLEPLHILLRLALAVVLGGIIGIERERTNHAAGFRTHILVCLGAALIMLLSAYGFADFAEEEGVNMDPARLAAQVISGIGFLGAGVIMRNGVSITGLTTAASLWVVAAIGLAVGAGYYIGASVTTFLVLFSLLILNKAEKRWFAAQRKYTLKLHAAESFRGMAALSEHLEQKGVDIISMKASHSADKENEEQRAQMQYTIMLKITAANVLPALIDRVSKLPGVLEVQID; this is encoded by the coding sequence ATGAGTGGACCTTGGGTATTGGAGCCTTTGCATATTTTGTTGCGTTTGGCGCTGGCGGTAGTCCTGGGAGGCATTATAGGCATCGAGCGGGAGAGGACCAACCATGCAGCCGGATTCCGCACTCACATCCTGGTCTGTCTTGGCGCTGCGTTGATTATGCTTCTGTCTGCATATGGCTTTGCCGACTTTGCGGAGGAAGAGGGGGTCAACATGGACCCGGCAAGATTGGCGGCTCAGGTAATCAGCGGCATCGGCTTTCTTGGCGCTGGAGTCATCATGCGCAATGGCGTCTCCATAACCGGCTTGACCACGGCAGCTTCCTTGTGGGTGGTAGCTGCGATAGGGCTGGCTGTAGGAGCAGGCTATTATATAGGGGCATCTGTTACGACATTTTTGGTGCTGTTTAGTCTGTTGATCTTGAACAAGGCGGAGAAACGGTGGTTTGCCGCACAGAGAAAGTACACCTTAAAGCTGCACGCTGCTGAGAGCTTCCGGGGGATGGCCGCATTGAGCGAGCATCTGGAGCAAAAAGGCGTCGATATTATCAGCATGAAAGCAAGCCACAGCGCCGACAAGGAGAACGAAGAACAGCGTGCACAGATGCAGTACACCATTATGTTGAAAATTACTGCTGCCAACGTATTGCCCGCATTGATAGATCGGGTAAGCAAGCTGCCCGGCGTGCTGGAGGTGCAAATCGATTGA
- a CDS encoding type II secretion system F family protein codes for MIRSLVLVGGILFLFLACFFAIRLLAGWYWGRLVLRRRLEKRKGPAGRFAAVRRESKLLRDYELQLQAMGAVFTVRALAAACAMLALIGIVIGGVLFYSLQGMLVTAVLLSCSPLLYYQSKLIAFRMRTRLAFLPAVEVIYQYYVLSPSGNMRAVLAEAAAEQHLPPELAAAFEMLERRLSLGSDPDEALQAFQSVLGHLWARSFAGIVRISLLEGVPVEEGLKELIGDMRRAQQADRRERNRLLEIRVANFAPVFFLAVFLFINFKVDAEKAYLYYLLDPEGRSMLLDACALIFLSFLGGLYLSMKRM; via the coding sequence ATGATACGCAGCCTAGTATTGGTCGGGGGAATTCTCTTCTTATTCCTGGCCTGCTTTTTTGCCATTCGGTTATTGGCCGGCTGGTATTGGGGGAGGCTTGTGCTCCGGCGTCGCTTGGAAAAACGGAAAGGCCCGGCAGGCCGATTCGCCGCTGTCAGGCGGGAGTCTAAGCTGTTGCGAGACTATGAGCTCCAGCTCCAGGCTATGGGTGCTGTCTTCACCGTTCGTGCCTTGGCGGCAGCATGCGCCATGCTTGCCCTGATCGGCATCGTGATTGGAGGCGTCTTGTTTTACAGCTTGCAGGGAATGCTGGTGACGGCTGTGCTGCTTTCCTGCAGCCCTCTTCTTTATTACCAGTCGAAACTGATTGCGTTTCGCATGCGGACCAGGCTGGCGTTCCTGCCTGCTGTTGAAGTCATATACCAGTACTACGTGCTTTCGCCTTCCGGCAATATGCGGGCCGTGTTGGCAGAAGCGGCGGCGGAACAGCACTTGCCGCCCGAACTAGCCGCTGCATTCGAAATGCTGGAACGCCGATTGTCGCTGGGTTCGGACCCGGATGAAGCGCTTCAAGCTTTCCAATCCGTACTGGGCCACTTATGGGCGCGCTCATTCGCGGGAATCGTTCGTATTTCCCTTCTGGAAGGCGTACCTGTGGAAGAGGGACTCAAGGAGCTGATCGGGGACATGCGCCGGGCGCAGCAGGCAGACCGGAGAGAGCGCAATCGGCTGCTGGAGATTCGGGTCGCCAACTTCGCGCCAGTTTTTTTTCTCGCTGTGTTCTTGTTCATTAATTTCAAGGTAGATGCTGAGAAGGCATATCTGTATTATTTGCTTGATCCGGAGGGACGGAGCATGCTTCTCGACGCATGCGCACTGATATTCCTCTCTTTTCTGGGAGGTCTGTACTTATCCATGAAACGTATGTAG
- the gatB gene encoding Asp-tRNA(Asn)/Glu-tRNA(Gln) amidotransferase subunit GatB — protein MSLTGTKYETVIGLEVHVELHTKSKIFCGCSTSFGAPPNTHTCPVCLGHPGVLPVLNRQAVDYAMKAAMALNCRIADVSKFDRKNYFYPDSPKAYQISQFDQPIGENGWIDIEVDGQTKRIGITRLHLEEDAGKLTHVDGGFASLVDFNRVGTPLIEIVSEPDLRSPEEARAYLEKLRAIMLYCEVSDVKMEEGSLRCDANISLRPYGQEKFGTRTELKNMNSFRGVQRGLEYEQWRQAEVLDEGGAVVQETRRWDDAQGKTISMRGKEESHDYRYFPDPDLVRLHIDDAWKERVRATIPELPDARKQRYTEQFGIPAYDAGVITASKKLADFFEESLNFTKDAKAVANWIMGDLLGHLNANNLEFDDVKITGQGLGEMIGLIEKGTISSKIAKTVFKEMLESGKRPQAIVEEKGLVQISDEGAILEIVKQVIARNPKPVEDFRSGNDKAVGFLVGQVMKETKGKANPGLVNKLLQDELRS, from the coding sequence ATGTCCTTGACGGGAACGAAATATGAAACAGTCATCGGGCTGGAGGTCCACGTAGAGCTTCATACGAAATCGAAAATATTTTGCGGCTGCTCCACCTCGTTCGGCGCACCGCCAAATACGCATACGTGTCCGGTATGTCTCGGCCATCCGGGCGTGCTGCCTGTACTGAACAGACAAGCTGTCGATTATGCGATGAAGGCAGCCATGGCATTGAACTGCCGAATTGCAGACGTCAGCAAATTCGACCGCAAAAATTACTTTTACCCGGACTCGCCGAAAGCGTATCAGATCTCGCAGTTTGACCAACCGATCGGAGAGAACGGATGGATCGATATTGAGGTAGACGGACAGACGAAGAGAATCGGGATTACCCGCTTGCATCTGGAGGAAGATGCCGGCAAGCTGACGCATGTTGACGGAGGGTTCGCATCCCTTGTCGATTTCAATCGTGTCGGTACACCGCTCATTGAGATCGTCTCGGAGCCCGATCTTCGCTCGCCGGAAGAGGCGAGAGCGTATCTGGAAAAACTGAGAGCGATCATGCTGTATTGCGAGGTTTCCGACGTGAAGATGGAGGAAGGCTCGCTGCGCTGCGACGCGAACATCAGTCTGCGTCCTTACGGGCAGGAAAAGTTCGGAACGCGTACGGAGCTGAAAAATATGAACTCCTTCCGCGGCGTTCAGCGCGGCTTGGAATATGAGCAATGGCGGCAAGCCGAGGTATTGGATGAGGGAGGAGCAGTCGTTCAGGAAACTCGTCGCTGGGACGATGCGCAGGGCAAGACGATATCTATGCGCGGCAAGGAAGAGTCTCACGACTATCGCTATTTCCCGGATCCGGATTTGGTTCGCCTGCATATTGACGATGCGTGGAAGGAACGTGTCCGCGCTACGATTCCCGAGCTGCCGGATGCGCGAAAGCAGCGTTATACGGAGCAGTTCGGCATTCCAGCCTACGATGCGGGCGTGATTACGGCTTCCAAGAAATTGGCTGATTTCTTTGAAGAAAGCCTGAATTTTACGAAAGACGCCAAAGCCGTAGCCAATTGGATCATGGGCGATCTGCTCGGCCACTTGAACGCGAACAACCTGGAATTCGACGATGTGAAGATAACTGGACAAGGCTTGGGCGAAATGATTGGCCTCATTGAGAAGGGCACGATCAGCTCCAAAATTGCCAAGACCGTCTTCAAGGAAATGCTGGAGAGCGGCAAAAGACCGCAGGCGATTGTAGAGGAAAAGGGGCTCGTGCAAATTAGTGACGAAGGGGCCATTCTGGAAATCGTCAAACAGGTCATTGCACGCAATCCGAAGCCGGTGGAGGATTTTCGTTCGGGCAACGACAAGGCTGTCGGCTTCCTGGTTGGTCAAGTAATGAAAGAGACGAAGGGGAAAGCCAATCCCGGCTTGGTCAACAAGCTTCTGCAGGATGAGCTGCGTTCCTGA
- a CDS encoding ATPase, T2SS/T4P/T4SS family produces MNRKHPHKQAGSDGFCLPPDGMDNGRKFSLFAYTGGPRRKQRDSEEIAVVGRESSSAFERLVQEIREELAAGRGMTKQDAARYQEMLNRAVLGFEEDRHSMMALIQDLLSRRETAGITVPHASYAKLSEAVFAQVVGLDVLEAILKHREGLEEIQVIGCDIYEVRNGQVMLAAERFRTVSDVERIQQNLVLYNHDTLNVRKRWAEVRLTDGSRVTMTGFGFTREPTITIRFFRRHEQGLDWLCAAETATMNHAVKILLQSFVRCAFNLVIIGATNSGKTTLLKALAAVLPDEERIVTIEGRYELMLRRDYPEKNIVEYEVDEDDPKHSSNQAFKLALRQSPKRIIHAEIRDDDANLYVRACTRGHEGSMTTLHANQLEDVPDAITDMCMLDRRGMEPGRLRYRIAEWVTQVGIELAEIGGKRRIVRVAEYVCADGEITVRDLVRFDPTTGDWVQTGTLSPRAQGRIRRHCPADAALLVEAGWMA; encoded by the coding sequence ATGAACCGGAAGCACCCGCACAAGCAGGCTGGCTCAGACGGCTTTTGCCTTCCTCCTGACGGCATGGACAATGGCCGGAAGTTTTCGCTGTTTGCCTACACGGGCGGCCCTCGGCGGAAGCAGAGAGACTCGGAGGAGATTGCCGTTGTCGGCCGAGAGAGCTCGAGCGCGTTCGAGCGGCTCGTTCAGGAGATAAGGGAAGAGCTGGCTGCCGGACGCGGCATGACGAAGCAGGATGCGGCGCGCTATCAGGAGATGTTGAACCGTGCTGTTCTCGGATTTGAAGAGGATCGTCATTCCATGATGGCGTTGATTCAAGATTTGCTCAGCCGCAGGGAAACCGCGGGCATAACAGTGCCGCATGCCTCCTACGCGAAGCTCTCTGAGGCGGTATTCGCCCAAGTCGTCGGCCTGGACGTGCTGGAGGCGATCCTGAAGCATCGCGAGGGGCTGGAGGAAATTCAGGTCATCGGGTGCGACATTTACGAAGTGCGGAATGGACAGGTAATGCTTGCAGCCGAGCGATTTCGCACAGTGTCGGATGTAGAGCGGATTCAGCAAAATCTGGTCTTGTACAACCATGATACGTTAAATGTCCGCAAACGATGGGCAGAGGTGAGGTTGACGGATGGCTCCCGCGTGACCATGACAGGCTTCGGCTTCACACGGGAACCGACGATTACGATTCGATTTTTTCGCCGTCACGAACAGGGGCTCGATTGGCTGTGCGCAGCAGAAACGGCAACGATGAATCACGCTGTGAAGATACTACTGCAAAGTTTCGTCCGATGCGCATTCAACCTGGTTATTATCGGAGCTACCAACTCAGGCAAGACGACTCTTCTGAAGGCGCTGGCCGCTGTTCTGCCCGATGAAGAAAGAATCGTAACCATCGAGGGCCGCTACGAACTGATGCTGAGGCGAGATTATCCGGAGAAGAACATCGTGGAATACGAGGTTGACGAGGATGATCCGAAGCATTCCTCCAACCAAGCCTTTAAGCTGGCGCTGCGCCAGTCCCCGAAGCGTATCATTCATGCGGAAATTCGGGACGATGACGCCAATCTGTATGTGAGGGCTTGTACGAGGGGACATGAAGGCAGCATGACCACCCTTCATGCGAATCAGCTGGAAGATGTGCCGGATGCCATTACAGACATGTGCATGCTTGATCGCAGAGGCATGGAGCCGGGGCGGCTGCGCTACCGCATTGCAGAATGGGTAACGCAAGTCGGGATCGAATTGGCGGAGATCGGGGGCAAACGGCGTATTGTCCGCGTTGCCGAATATGTATGTGCGGACGGGGAGATCACGGTGCGGGATCTCGTTCGTTTCGACCCGACGACAGGCGACTGGGTACAGACAGGCACGCTCTCCCCCAGGGCGCAAGGCCGCATACGCCGGCATTGCCCTGCGGACGCAGCCCTGCTTGTGGAAGCGGGGTGGATGGCATGA
- a CDS encoding AI-2E family transporter gives MLSFYKRYSRTAFDIGLIVLTVLLILWLWSLFYRIAAPIVLSFFVFLIIEPLAKFLNRRGLKKSIASAISILLFVTLILGALLGAGAIFFNQVSNLAEKVPHYAAQLQKEIVNGTVYLEDNLPPEVIDQVKEYASTITQRVSGFIQWALTMLLGTLSSFSSFLFKFFIAIILAYFLSVEIEFWKNLAAKKTPSTFKKAFYFLKENVLLGILSYVKAQLKLVSITFVVILTALLVLRVNNAFAISLMAAVFDILPLLGISTFFIPWIIYLFIVGQIQFAIVLTVVLIIVLLMRQILEPKFTGDSLGVSAFTTLAFMVVSLSLFGVAGLILSPVLIILLKALYDQGYLKRWIHLPEEEFEQDDKDNGSAGIAAETAAVEEQSGRQADDRA, from the coding sequence ATGCTTAGCTTTTATAAGAGATATTCCCGCACTGCATTTGACATCGGACTGATCGTCCTGACCGTGCTGCTGATCTTGTGGCTTTGGAGCCTGTTCTACCGCATCGCCGCTCCTATTGTTCTGTCTTTTTTTGTATTCCTGATCATTGAACCGCTGGCCAAATTTTTGAATCGGCGCGGTCTGAAGAAGTCAATCGCGTCTGCCATTTCCATCTTGCTGTTTGTCACGCTCATCCTCGGCGCATTGCTGGGAGCGGGCGCTATTTTTTTCAATCAGGTTTCGAACCTGGCGGAAAAAGTACCCCACTATGCGGCGCAGCTGCAGAAGGAAATTGTCAATGGAACGGTGTACCTGGAAGACAACTTGCCTCCTGAGGTAATTGACCAGGTCAAAGAATACGCATCGACCATTACGCAGAGGGTTTCGGGATTCATCCAGTGGGCGCTGACGATGCTGCTTGGCACCCTTTCATCCTTCTCTTCCTTCTTGTTCAAATTCTTTATCGCGATCATTCTCGCTTATTTCCTTAGTGTAGAGATAGAATTCTGGAAGAACCTAGCAGCCAAAAAAACACCGAGCACCTTCAAAAAAGCTTTTTATTTCCTGAAAGAAAACGTACTGCTCGGCATTCTAAGCTACGTCAAGGCTCAGCTAAAGCTGGTCAGCATCACGTTCGTCGTCATCCTGACTGCCCTGCTGGTGCTGCGCGTCAATAATGCGTTCGCTATTTCATTAATGGCGGCCGTATTCGATATTCTTCCCCTGCTGGGTATTTCTACCTTTTTCATCCCATGGATTATTTATCTGTTCATTGTCGGACAAATCCAGTTCGCCATCGTGCTTACAGTGGTGCTGATCATCGTCCTGCTGATGCGGCAGATTCTGGAACCGAAGTTTACCGGGGACTCGCTCGGCGTTTCGGCCTTTACGACTTTGGCGTTCATGGTTGTCTCGCTCTCGCTGTTCGGCGTCGCCGGTTTGATTCTTTCGCCGGTGCTGATTATTCTCTTGAAGGCGCTGTACGATCAAGGGTACCTCAAAAGGTGGATTCATCTGCCGGAGGAAGAATTCGAGCAAGATGATAAGGACAATGGTAGCGCCGGCATAGCTGCCGAAACGGCCGCGGTTGAGGAGCAGAGCGGGCGTCAAGCAGACGACCGGGCATAA
- a CDS encoding M24 family metallopeptidase, with protein MTSFAQRLAALQKALRERQWQGYLVTQNVDLYYFTGSMQNGYLFVPAEGKAVFYVKRSVERAKQEAACDVRPLGSFREFSQSLKEKHPDAFRGVGIRFATEFDVLPTQLYLRLQQMFPHVEWVDGSRLVRELRMIKSPEEIERIRYAAEVTDRAFQRGLSVLREGMSELELVLEIERQLRIEGHAGIMRMRGYNQEIITGMVASGASAAIPTYFDGPAGGLGLHASVPQGASREVIERGEPILIDIGCCIDGYVIDQTRTAVIGQLAGKHLEQAYALSEQILQQTEHSLKPGTSCEGLYQDALATAEQANLGKHFMGYGADQVKFLGHGIGLEIDELPVLARGFAYPLQPGMVIAIEPKFSFPGEGVVGVEDTYAITSGGFERLTLTERKLFEV; from the coding sequence ATGACATCATTTGCTCAAAGATTGGCAGCGCTGCAAAAAGCGTTGCGGGAACGGCAATGGCAAGGCTATTTGGTCACGCAAAATGTGGACTTGTACTATTTTACTGGGTCGATGCAGAATGGCTATTTGTTCGTACCGGCTGAGGGGAAGGCGGTATTCTATGTGAAGCGGAGTGTGGAAAGGGCCAAGCAAGAGGCTGCCTGCGATGTGCGGCCGCTCGGTTCCTTTCGGGAATTCAGCCAGAGCTTGAAGGAGAAGCACCCCGATGCGTTTCGCGGCGTCGGCATTCGGTTCGCCACGGAATTTGACGTGCTGCCGACACAGCTTTATCTTCGCTTGCAGCAGATGTTCCCTCATGTGGAATGGGTGGATGGGTCGCGGCTTGTGCGGGAACTGCGCATGATCAAATCGCCGGAGGAGATCGAACGCATCCGCTATGCGGCTGAAGTAACCGACCGTGCCTTCCAGCGGGGCTTGTCTGTGCTGCGCGAGGGGATGAGCGAGCTGGAGCTGGTTCTTGAAATCGAGCGGCAGCTTCGAATAGAAGGCCATGCGGGCATAATGCGAATGCGCGGTTACAATCAGGAGATCATCACCGGGATGGTCGCCTCGGGAGCTTCCGCAGCAATCCCCACCTATTTCGATGGTCCGGCTGGGGGACTGGGGCTTCATGCTTCGGTGCCGCAAGGGGCAAGCCGGGAAGTCATTGAACGCGGGGAGCCAATCCTGATTGATATAGGCTGCTGCATAGACGGGTACGTCATTGACCAGACACGTACAGCGGTGATCGGACAACTGGCGGGCAAGCATCTGGAGCAGGCTTATGCGCTGTCCGAACAAATCTTGCAGCAAACCGAGCATAGTCTGAAGCCCGGCACAAGCTGTGAAGGATTGTACCAAGATGCGCTCGCAACAGCAGAGCAAGCCAACCTAGGCAAGCATTTCATGGGTTATGGGGCGGATCAGGTAAAGTTTCTGGGGCATGGAATAGGGCTGGAAATCGACGAGCTTCCTGTGCTGGCTCGGGGATTTGCTTACCCGCTTCAGCCAGGCATGGTCATCGCCATTGAGCCGAAATTTTCGTTTCCGGGCGAAGGAGTAGTTGGTGTGGAGGATACCTATGCGATAACATCCGGCGGTTTCGAGCGGCTTACGCTAACAGAACGGAAGCTGTTTGAAGTGTAG
- the gatA gene encoding Asp-tRNA(Asn)/Glu-tRNA(Gln) amidotransferase subunit GatA produces the protein MSLFDMKLQDIHAKLADKQLKVSELVDEAFARIGQVDTQIGAFLTLAEEQARAEAESLDEQLAAGGERGLLFGLPMGIKDNIVTEGLRTTCASKFLDNYQPIYHATVMEKLKAAQAVTIGKLNMDEFAMGGSNENSAYHPVRNPWSTDHVPGGSSGGSAAAVAAGEVYFALGSDTGGSIRQPAAYCGVVGLKPTYGLISRFGLVAFASSLDQIGPLTKNVEDTAYVLQAIAGHDEKDSTSARVDIPDYVSSLNGDVKGLRLAVPKEYMGEGIQPGVRDAVKAAIARLESMGATVEEVSMPHTDYAIATYYLLASSEASSNLARFDGVRYGVRSDKADSLLEVYHRSRSEGFGSEVKRRIMLGTYALSSGYYDAYYLKAQKVRTLIKQDFDKVFEQYDAILSPTAPTTAFKIGEQVSDPLTMYMNDACTIPVSLAGVPAISVPCGLADGLPVGLQIIGKHFDETMVLRIAHAYEQAGDWADRRPAL, from the coding sequence TTGTCGTTGTTCGATATGAAACTACAGGATATACATGCCAAGCTGGCGGACAAGCAGCTGAAGGTATCCGAGCTTGTTGACGAGGCATTTGCGCGAATCGGTCAGGTGGATACGCAGATCGGGGCGTTTCTGACCTTGGCGGAGGAGCAAGCCCGCGCTGAAGCGGAATCGCTGGACGAGCAGCTGGCGGCAGGCGGGGAACGAGGCCTGCTGTTCGGCTTGCCGATGGGGATTAAGGACAATATTGTAACGGAAGGCTTGCGCACGACTTGCGCAAGCAAATTTTTGGACAATTACCAGCCGATCTATCATGCAACCGTAATGGAAAAGCTGAAGGCAGCGCAAGCGGTGACAATCGGCAAATTGAATATGGACGAGTTCGCGATGGGCGGATCCAATGAAAATTCCGCTTATCATCCGGTGCGCAATCCATGGAGCACCGACCACGTTCCGGGTGGATCTAGCGGCGGTTCAGCGGCTGCTGTAGCTGCGGGTGAGGTGTACTTTGCGCTTGGGTCGGATACAGGCGGCTCCATACGCCAGCCTGCCGCCTACTGCGGCGTAGTCGGGTTGAAGCCTACATACGGCTTGATTTCGCGATTCGGCTTGGTGGCCTTCGCCTCCTCCCTGGATCAGATCGGCCCGCTAACCAAGAATGTCGAAGACACGGCCTATGTGCTGCAGGCGATTGCCGGTCATGACGAGAAGGATTCCACCTCCGCCCGTGTCGATATTCCCGACTATGTCAGCAGCTTGAACGGCGATGTCAAGGGCTTGCGCCTGGCTGTCCCGAAAGAATACATGGGAGAGGGCATTCAGCCCGGGGTCAGAGATGCGGTGAAGGCTGCGATTGCGAGGCTGGAAAGCATGGGGGCGACCGTTGAGGAAGTGTCCATGCCGCATACGGATTACGCGATCGCAACCTACTATTTGCTTGCTTCTTCGGAGGCCTCCTCCAATTTGGCGCGATTCGACGGTGTGCGCTATGGCGTTCGCTCGGACAAGGCGGACAGCCTGCTGGAGGTGTATCACCGTTCGCGCAGCGAAGGCTTTGGCTCAGAGGTGAAGCGCCGCATCATGCTGGGGACATATGCGCTTAGCTCCGGTTACTATGATGCGTATTACCTCAAGGCACAGAAGGTTCGGACATTGATCAAGCAGGATTTCGACAAGGTGTTTGAGCAGTACGATGCCATATTGTCTCCTACTGCGCCGACAACGGCATTCAAAATCGGGGAGCAGGTAAGCGATCCGCTCACGATGTACATGAACGATGCGTGCACGATTCCAGTCAGCCTGGCAGGCGTGCCCGCGATTAGCGTGCCGTGCGGACTGGCTGACGGCTTGCCTGTCGGCCTGCAAATTATCGGCAAGCACTTTGATGAGACGATGGTGCTGCGCATTGCGCACGCCTACGAACAAGCGGGAGACTGGGCGGACCGCCGCCCTGCACTGTAG
- a CDS encoding AAA family ATPase, with product MNPIIAFCGTTPNIGTTLVSFAAAWQAAERSDLNIAYLCLNLKSSKLHRYLKRDHAEQTLDHLTPSLKARTLSSEGLRAFGCRMSQLPKLWFLFGNREREQAEFYAPEDIQLLLELAASYFDLTFVEVNAYWDNAATVCALKQAHHRYMVTTPNLTHFQEDLGRWQGKLASWLELTDDQFQLIVTQCPQKGEAYSISKIEKETGLAVAGHVPWLPDVDERLNAGELAGMASGCRPLRKAVEPLALQILRRNGYEPEAPAQAGWLRRLLPSS from the coding sequence ATGAATCCAATCATCGCGTTTTGCGGGACTACACCGAATATTGGCACGACGCTGGTATCTTTTGCTGCCGCATGGCAGGCAGCGGAGAGAAGCGATTTGAACATCGCTTATTTATGCCTGAATTTGAAAAGCTCCAAGCTGCATCGGTATCTGAAACGTGATCATGCCGAGCAGACACTGGACCATCTCACCCCTTCATTGAAGGCCAGAACGCTTTCATCGGAAGGATTGCGTGCGTTCGGGTGCCGCATGTCGCAGTTGCCGAAGCTGTGGTTCCTGTTTGGCAATCGCGAACGGGAGCAGGCCGAATTCTATGCACCGGAGGATATACAGCTGCTGCTTGAACTGGCTGCCTCCTATTTCGACCTGACATTTGTCGAGGTTAATGCCTATTGGGACAATGCGGCAACCGTATGTGCCCTGAAGCAGGCACATCATCGCTATATGGTTACGACGCCGAATTTGACGCATTTCCAGGAGGATCTTGGACGGTGGCAAGGAAAGCTGGCGTCATGGCTGGAGCTGACCGATGATCAGTTCCAGCTCATTGTGACACAATGCCCTCAGAAGGGGGAGGCGTATTCCATCAGCAAGATAGAGAAGGAGACTGGGTTAGCTGTCGCCGGACATGTCCCATGGCTGCCGGATGTCGACGAAAGGCTCAATGCCGGAGAACTGGCTGGGATGGCAAGCGGATGCCGCCCATTGCGCAAGGCGGTGGAGCCTCTCGCATTGCAAATTTTAAGGAGAAATGGTTATGAACCGGAAGCACCCGCACAAGCAGGCTGGCTCAGACGGCTTTTGCCTTCCTCCTGA
- the gatC gene encoding Asp-tRNA(Asn)/Glu-tRNA(Gln) amidotransferase subunit GatC translates to MSISIQDVEHVAKLARLDLTEEEKQTYMQQLNAILQYAEKLNELDTEQVEPTSHVMELVNVMREDESRPSWPIEQVMKNAPDEEEGQFKVPAVLE, encoded by the coding sequence ATGAGCATATCCATTCAAGATGTCGAGCATGTGGCCAAGCTGGCCAGGCTGGACCTGACAGAAGAGGAAAAGCAGACGTACATGCAGCAATTGAACGCTATTTTGCAATATGCGGAGAAGCTGAATGAGCTGGACACGGAACAAGTCGAGCCGACCAGCCATGTCATGGAGCTTGTCAACGTGATGCGGGAAGACGAGAGCCGTCCGTCCTGGCCGATCGAGCAGGTGATGAAGAACGCGCCGGACGAAGAGGAAGGGCAGTTCAAAGTCCCTGCTGTGCTGGAATAA